TCCGCCGCTCGCTCGGCGCCGCGATCAAGGACGAGGAAGACCTCGTCCATCTGCGGCCGCGCCTGCCGCTCTTCATCCCGGGGCTGGCGGCATGAGGATTTCAACGTCATTGCGAGCGAAGCGAAGCAATCAAGGGGGACGTGGAGCCCTGCCGCCCCCGGATTGCTTCATCGCTTCGCGCCTCGCAATGACGGACGCTGCAAACGCGTTCCCTTCCCCCTTGTGGGGAAGGGTTAGGGATGGGGGCGAACGACCGGGTACAAGACAACTCGTAAAAGCGGATCTGTCTATTTCCCAGCGAATTTGCCCCGACTTTCCGCCCCCCACCCCTGCCCCTCCCCACAAGGGGGAGGGGTTCTCCGCGCCTCTCCGCCTTTCGCAAATGGAGAAAGGAGGTACGCGCCATGATCGCGCCACTCCCCGCCGCCATCAGGCTCTTCGTCGCCTTCCCGGCGCTGCTGCGCGAGCACGGTATCGCGGCTGCCCCAGAGCAGGCGACCAGCTTTTTGATGGCGATCAAGCTGCTCGGTCCGCGCAGCATCGCTGATATCCGCAAGGCGGCGATCGCGACGCTTAGCCCCCATCCCGAACAGCGCGAACGCTTCGACGCGCTGTTCGACATGCATTTCCTCGGTGGCGCATTCGCCGAACCAGGCGATGACGACTTCGCCCCTGACGAGGACATCTCCGTCCAGGAGGACACCGGCTCGCGCGAGGTGCTGATCGGCGAGGAAGCCAACGAGACCGGCCAGGTCGCGACCGGCGCCGAGGCCCTGTCGATCCGGCAGCTGAAGACGCTCGACGACAGCGAGACCTTGCGCCGTTTCGGCCGGGCGCTGCCGGCCGCCCTGCCCCGCCGCCGCGGCTATCGTCATCGCACGGCGCGGCGCGGACCGATGGTCGACCTCGCCCGCAGCCTCAAGGACGCGATCCGTCATGACGGCGAGGTGATGAGCCTGAAGCGGCTCCGGCGGGTGACGCGGCCGCGACCGATCCTGCTGCTGATCGATGTCTCAGGCTCGATGAAGCAGCGCAGCGACGCCAATCTCGCGCTGGCGCATACGATCGTGCAAGCGACGCAGCGGGTCGAGGTCTTCACCTTCGGTACCCGCCTCACCCGCGTCACGCGGGCGCTGCGGCGCAAGCGGCGCGAGCAGGCGCTGGCCGAAGCCTCCGGCCTCGTCGCCGACTGGGATGGCGGCACGCGCATCGGCGATGCGCTGCAGGCCTTCCTCGCCGTGCCCCGCTTCGCGCCCTACGCCCGTGGCGCGGTCGTCGTCGTGCTTTCGGATGGTCTCGAACGCGGCGATCCATCGGCTCTGGTCGGCGCCGTCGCTCGGCTGGCACAGCGCGCCCATCGCATCGACTGGCTGACGCCGCTCGCCGCCGATCCCGGCTACCGGCCCGAGACCGAAGCGCTTCGGCTGATCGCGCCGCGCCTCGCCAGCCTCTCGGATGGCGCCAGCACGGCGCGGATTTGCCGGCACATCCTGTCACTCGGAGGCTCGCTAGCCGCATGATCGGCATCATCGATTCCCATTTCCACATCTGGCGGCAGGCCGACCTGCCTTGGCTGCTCGGCCCGATGCAACCGCGCATCTTCGGGCCTTACGAGCCGATCCGGCGCGATTACCCGATCACCGAATATCTCGGCGATTGCCGCCCGGCAGGCGTGACCGAAGCCGTCTATGTCCAGGCCAATTGGGCGGTCGAGCGCTATCTCGACGAGGTGACTTACGTCTCGCAGGCCTCGGAGGAAGCCGGTTTCCCGATCGCCATCGTCGCCTATGCCGACATGCTCGCCGGCGATGTCCGCCCACAGCTCGACCAGCTTGCGCGCAACGCCCGTGTGCGCGGCGTGCGCATGCAATTGCACTGGCACGAGAACACGCTCTACCGCTTCGCCAGCGGGCCTGACCTCGCGCGCGATCCGCGGCTGATCGCCAATGTCGGGCGGCTGGCGGAGTACGGCTTCAGCTTCGACCTCCAGGTCTTCGCCGGTCAGATGGCGGGCGCCGCCGAGCTCGCCGCCGCCTGCCCGGGCGTGACCTTCGTGCTCCAGCATGCCGGCATGCTGGAGAACCTTTCCCCAGAAGGCATCGCCGCCTGGCAAGCGGGCATGAATCTGCTCGCAGGCCAGCCCAACATCGCCAGCAAGCTGTCGGGTCTCGGCACTTTCCTCCGCCGCAACGATCCCGAGACAATTGCCTTCATCGCCGGCGAGACGCTCAGCCTGTTCGGCGCCGCGCGCTGCCTGTTCGGCTCCAATTTCCCGATCGAGAAGCTCTGGACGACCTACGCCGAGCTGATCGAGGCGCATCGCGCCGCCGTGCCCGAAACGGCGCAGGCCGCCGTGTTCAATGAGACTGCAAGGCGGGTCTACCGCCTCGACCAATAATCAAGGGGAGGACGTTCATGGCCCTCGAAATCAAGATCCTCGACTATGGCGATATCGAGCTGGAATCGAGCTTCCTCGTTCTCGGCCGCGATTGCGGCCGCACAAGGCGCGTGCCGACCTATGGCTTCCTGATCCTCGGCGGTCCCTGGCCGGTCGTGGTCGATACCGGCTACCGCCACAACCAGATCAT
This sequence is a window from Bosea vestrisii. Protein-coding genes within it:
- a CDS encoding amidohydrolase family protein; the encoded protein is MIGIIDSHFHIWRQADLPWLLGPMQPRIFGPYEPIRRDYPITEYLGDCRPAGVTEAVYVQANWAVERYLDEVTYVSQASEEAGFPIAIVAYADMLAGDVRPQLDQLARNARVRGVRMQLHWHENTLYRFASGPDLARDPRLIANVGRLAEYGFSFDLQVFAGQMAGAAELAAACPGVTFVLQHAGMLENLSPEGIAAWQAGMNLLAGQPNIASKLSGLGTFLRRNDPETIAFIAGETLSLFGAARCLFGSNFPIEKLWTTYAELIEAHRAAVPETAQAAVFNETARRVYRLDQ
- a CDS encoding vWA domain-containing protein, whose protein sequence is MIAPLPAAIRLFVAFPALLREHGIAAAPEQATSFLMAIKLLGPRSIADIRKAAIATLSPHPEQRERFDALFDMHFLGGAFAEPGDDDFAPDEDISVQEDTGSREVLIGEEANETGQVATGAEALSIRQLKTLDDSETLRRFGRALPAALPRRRGYRHRTARRGPMVDLARSLKDAIRHDGEVMSLKRLRRVTRPRPILLLIDVSGSMKQRSDANLALAHTIVQATQRVEVFTFGTRLTRVTRALRRKRREQALAEASGLVADWDGGTRIGDALQAFLAVPRFAPYARGAVVVVLSDGLERGDPSALVGAVARLAQRAHRIDWLTPLAADPGYRPETEALRLIAPRLASLSDGASTARICRHILSLGGSLAA